The DNA segment GTCTTTCATTAGCCTCCTCTTACCTGTGGAGGTGGACCAAAGTTTTGGCACTCTCCTCATGACGTGTGGGCTCTGCACTGTGCCGAACCACGGCGAGCACTGGTCCACAGGAGCAGTGAGACGCCGCAGGGCCGGAGAAGCAAAGGGGCTGTCCAGATCAGGAGTGAACGGTGCCGTCAGAGGGCTCTGCGGAGCGCCGCCAACAATGGAGCGTGCAAAGACTGAAGCTGGAGTTTTCATCAGATAAGTGGGCCTCGGGCTCATCAGATCCTCTGTACCTGAGGTTATTTTTAAGAGAGAAAAGTGGGACTAAAATGATAAAGGAGACTGATCATGAACCATTAAgtttattaatgttttgtaGCAAAATACCCGATGTCTCAGATGAAGTCTTCCGTTCGCTCCCAGACGACAGTGATTTGGCTCTGCCGTTGGTTGCTACAGTGTCGTGATAGGCTACGAGTCTCTGGGTCAGATCAgccagcagagacagacactcCTTACTGATGGCATTCCAGTTATGAGCATGCCCACCTGGAGAAGACAAGGATGAAAAGATACATACATTTAGATGTAATCCAAACATCAAAAGACtttcaaaaacagttaaagaaaGAACCTCATTTCTGTGTAGACAACATGACAAACCTGGCTGACTCAGACTGAAGACCTCACAGCGTCGAGATGGGGAGTGTTGAGACAGTAGAGCCAAGTCCTGCAGAGCTAGAAACTATAATGTGGAAAAAGGACAAGTTACTACACCCAAACTTAATAATCAGTAAGtatcaaaaaaaagaggagaataTATTCTTTTCATCTACCTTTAATATCATCGGCTGCTTGTCGGTAAGAACTTTAGGAAGACACTGGTGGGCGTCCTCAGTAAAAGACGACTGCACAGGAAAACTGTACACCTGcacattacagaaatatattagAAAACATACTTCCTTAGAGGTAACTTTAATGATCACGTGAGATGAATTCTGGGGATTTTATCATGAACATTATAATCCAGAGGAGTGCAGGGCTCCTATAGCTTACAGCAAGTGGAAGGCaagtttttaagactttttccatgtcaacagaattaaatttaagactgatttcaCTAAAGCCAAAACTGGAGGGAGggggaaatgaaagaaaaaaacagacaccagTTACTTAGGGTTAGGGAGAAAGTATTTGTCCACATATttacttaaatataaaacatgacttttggaAAACAGCAATGCAAGTGGTATTTtgtaaattcttttttttaagttatttattaatttgacatttaacaATGTAATATCATACAAAAAGACTCACAAAGTTATACATTTTATATCTTAGCgcttttaaaactttacattaagacattttaagaccaattaaggccttatttttagaatGATCAGTGCCTCTAAAGACTTTTGAAGGATCTGCAGGGACCCTGTGCACAGCACTCCCTGCATACGTAACATTCAAAGCAATGACAACATTGCCCCCCAGTGTtactacatattttaaaaaggcaaagaggTTATCTTTACAACACAGCACTCTACATCACAGACACCGTCAGATTTGATTATTAGAACTGGGCCGAGTCTATGATATTTTATGTCGTTCACCACAGCCAGCTGTCACTTTCATCTTTGGTTAAGtggtaaaataaaagaaataatataaaaatgtggaaaattcACTTAAGCACAGTGAGACCTTTGTATTTGCTCTTATTGTGATTGTATAAATTTGACCTTTATGGATACACATACCTCAGTTACAAAGATCCTAAAGAGCAGCAGTGTGATGTGCCACGTGAAGAGCAGGAAGCTGGCACTGATCCACAGGTGGTAGAGCAGGGACAGGTCCAGCAGACCAGCTATACTGTCAAGAGGGTGGACAGAGCTGGAGGTGGAGAtaacacacaaataacacattaaagCAGTCCAGGAGGCAGCATTGTGTGGCTGCGAGTATGTTTAATCATATCTAAGATAGTATTTATACTGACCTGTTTAAATTAAGATTCAGTGTTTTACAAATCCATGCTTTTGGAACATATcctgttcaaaataaattgaaatcCTGTGTTTAACACTGGTAACAACTTTGTACAGAAAAggttgaaaacaaaatgactgaacAATAAATATAAGCATGCAGGAAGACTTCAGCCCCACCTATTTATATATCAATTACTCGCCCCGTGTTGTGTTAAATTGGTggagaaaagtgtttttcttgaatGCTTTTGGTGCTTTTGTAAACTGATgcttttatatagttttgctgttgttaaacgtcgTCACCTATGACTTCAAATTCATCAAAAACTTTCtcaatttttggattctttgtttacttCATGAATTCAGTGTAATGCTAGTTGAGTAAATGATggacaaatttttattttgggggtgaactattcctttaagagtCTACTTGGAAGACGatcattaacattttaactcGCAGTTTGTACTAAGGTGTAGGATTGCAGTGTtactgaaattacatttttacatagaGATCACTTACccaaaaagaaatacacaacAATGAAGTTCCTGACAGAGTAAAGTGCTTGAGTGGCGCTGCACTTCACCACCAAAGGCAGGGATCCCTTAAATCGAAGGTATTTGTATTGCTGGGGGAAATAACAAAGGGTGAACACAGACCGTAAACCAccataaacaccataaaaagagataaaaaatagcttttaaatgtcaaatcttTGCATCATCATGTGTCAGATAAATGAGTCAACGTTTACATATTGTAATTGTAGTATTAATGATGATGTGAGAGTCACAGTAACAGCACATATTCTACTTGTGTGCTAGACTGCAGTGTCGGCCTGTATGGTATCGGTCCTGATGCTGCATCATTGTTACTGTCAGGACCTGTTgaaggtttgtttgtttattaagatcccCATTAGCTTCTGTTTTAGCTACTCTTCCTGGGGTctcaattattttcatttacaatgttacataaatacacattacATAACATTCATACTCGCAGTTTGACTAAACACgacaccaaaacaacacacagcaaTCAACACAAACTTAAAAACTGTAATATATACAGTCACTCTGCATAATGATTTATCTCTTCAAtacctgataaaaaaaaaacgtaacaaGTAAATCGCAAGAAAAATTAGATAGCTAGCCCAAAGTCGACTTCATATCTTCAAGACCATCAAAAATATCTAACATATAAAGTGTTTTACACTATTCCTtgtgtaattaaataaaaggtgAAGGTGCTGAAAATGGTTTATGTTATTAGGAGAAGTCATTTTTAACACCTACTTAATTGTTATTGGCCCTATGGAGTTATGGTGGACATTTATTAATATGCTGCCGTGGAGATTGAGTGTGCATAGGTGCAAGTCACCCTGTGTACAAATTAATGTCAactgttgtatgtttctgtgtcatattgtttgtgctttttgtgttttattatattttacactTACACTTACAATGGGACAAATAACAAATGGAATTTAACTGAGTTCAACTAACATCACATACCTGAACAGTGTGAAAAGAGACATAATTCATGTTGTGGATCACACCCAGCAGACTGTGAGAGAACCCAACAAAGGCTCCAGCCAGCAGAAGAATGAGGTGAAATTCATTCAGACACATCAGAGGGGAACCGTCAGTGCTGAagacaaattaagaaaattagaCACTGGATAAAGCATGTAAAGCTCAACATGATAGCTTCATGTGTTAACTGCTTACCCATTGGTCTGTGCGACTGTCTCATATCTGCCCCCGATGGTGACGGCACAACACCAAGCCACGATTATTCCCATGATGCAGTGGACCAGGGAGTTGACAAACTGACGAGGGTGGAGCAGCTGACCCAACAGGGCAATTTTTGAGCATGCAATGGTTGGGATGACTGAAGAGAAACAGATCAAACAATCAAGTTACAACCAAAGACAATCGTGTGCTGGCTGTCAGATTTTCTTGTATTTGGCGATCTGGACACCGTTTCCAGCGCAGCATCATATGAATGTGCAGGTATATTATTTAGACTCAACACTGACGAGAAGTGCAATTTTAGCAATGTATGTCACACTAAATGAGTTGGCTAAGATTATACTGTGATCATATATTAATACTggggaatttatttttttttaaagtagcgTACAATGGCCACAGAGGGATGATGAAACctaggaaaagaaacatattaaatataaataaatgctttcGCATAAAAGAAAGTCTTAAGAGAGGATTTAATAGATGTTAATAATGTAGCAAGTCTGATCTCAGGAGGCAAAGTATTCCACAGTTTGGGGGCTCTGACAGCAAAGGCGTTGTCATCTTTCTCTTTCATAACAAGCCGAGAACAGGGAACAACGAGCAGAGCTGCACCCGCTGATCTGAGGCAACGCCCAGGTACATAGGGGGTCAATAAATCCCTAATGCAATGCATTAAGTAACAGGCAATTAGTGCAAGCAAATTTGCTATGAGTAATGTGTTcaaattgattattattaagCAGTGCACCAGCGCACTGAAAATGGAGCGGACCCAGCACTACCTAGCAACTGGAGGACCATGTCAATCATACCaaggtaaacaacaacaaatcacatAGAGGAAACTTTCCGTTAACTTTCTGCAGTATTTGCCACTCACCTGTGTAATACTCCAGGTTCAGGAACCCCACCATGATGATCACTCCACACAGCAGGATGAAGGAGAAGATGGCGCTTGCGCTCGTTAAGAAGGAGAGGCATTCTGTGATGGAAAAAGCGGTTTAGGTTGAGCTTCATGTAACTTTAGAAAGCCATGAGTCAAAGCTTACAATGAAGGTGGTGACTGACCTGATGTCGTCTGGATGGGGTGGAGGAGGCTGAACCTGCTGAGGATTACAAAAACTGCTGTGATGGGAGGCAACAACAGGACAGCCCAGGCAATACTGGCCACAGCTCTCCAGCAAATCACCTAAACAGAGCAGTCAGTCATTATGATAtacataacaaacacacaatcattAACAGAATGGTAGCCGTTAAGACTATGACTCTTCTCCTTACAATCCCTGTTACGACTTTGCCTACTCGCAAAACCTGTGATGTAAACCTGAGTGATAGGAGAAGCAGTAACACACTCATGTGTGAGGAGTTAAGACATGACATTGCTGGTCGTTTCAACCATTCGTTTatataatgttaataaatgtCGCAAACACAATTAGGGACACAGATTGTATGTTATGTTCATCTTTTAATTGgtcttttaaattattgttcAATTTGTCTTTACATTCTGTCTTGATCCTGTTCATTAATATtatagtagaagtagtagtagtagtagaagtaaaagtagtagcagtagtagtaaatcctgtgtttactgcttttattctttttttttttttattgtatttactttcattggtatggtgtttttatttttttttttctctatttctcaTTATAATCGGTCTTCTTTCTAATATATTTTTGCCTCTGATCTGTTAAATTCTATCTTAGTTCTTGTCTGGCCTAAGTTTGGGATCATCGTTTGGCTTCTGTTGTTATTTACCTTTGGGATTATTGCTTTTACTTTACTtagtctgtcaaagcactttgtaaactctgtttttaaaggcgcCATAGAagaaaagttattattatcactgtCATCATCCAGGACTTTTTACATCCAGAATTTAGTTTAAAATTGAACTCATAGCAtttcaaaatacttttaaaaggcattatttgggcatgtcaagaaaataatcaagagATGAATTAATAATGAAAGTAATCGTTAATTGCAgccaaggatttttttttcttctggatATAAACTTCTgagcaacttttctttttttttgtgtacacCATAACATACACGTCTGAAAGACCTCCAGATTATGGTAGAATTACAATCATCAGTCACAATGACacttaatgaatgaaaattcaatttaaaacggagaaatgtattaaaagtcTTCCTTATGAAACTGGCTAAAACTTTCGCTAAAAATTTCGCCTTTTTCCTATGCCGTAAATGATCATTATAATTCCTcgatttgtttaattttttcaacattaatcTCTAAATTATATAAAGGATTAAGTTAATAGAAAACGTATGAACTGTAtattgacatgtcatgaaaacatCACATATTCAAAGTTACTTTGTTCTTGATTATCCCCTTTACTTTTCACTTATCCGACTCTTTTTCTCGATCTAATATAAGCTTATATAATCAGCCAAATGTTTGTTTCTCGGGTATATTTCCTTTCTTGTTCTGtcacttgtttttgtgtttttatgtctaaaaACAAACGTTAGCTTCGCTCACAAAAACTAGCATAAACAGACAGAGGCTACTTCGATTAGCGCGCTGGATCACGCGACACATTTCTATAGTTTTTATGAATGAGGAGTTCACAGACTCACCTTGCGGACAAACCAACAACTTTGCTCTGCAGAAAACATGTTGTTTGGATAAACGGAGAGCTAAACGACGTTAAAAATCTCCTCAGCTCTCCTGCTGTCAAACTATTTTCCACTGTTTCCCATATCGCGCGCCACATGCATTCAAAGGACCTCTGAAGGACCCCCGACTGAATGGTGTCCGTATTCCTGCCTGTTGTTAGTGTAACAGCCACGAGGattcagtttaaccctttgaaacccgagcacagtggcctgatttcttttaaaaacatgggaagaagaagTCGATAAGCCCCTTAACTCGACGGCAAAATTCTAACTTGAGACCGGGAccaagttataagaaaattacttaaaattagcacaaaaaggaagtacaaaacaaaaacaaacaagtaaattacctgaaaaaggtaatacatttatatatatataatatattagcatttttaatatataattctaagactcataaatataatttctggacattttcacaataaattattttattttatttgtttttattttttacattaataattttctaatatttgtttgcttctttctcctatttttaacaaacattttcgttttgttttgtttttttttcttgtcaccttttacccatttcttgcaatttgcttactgcctttcccccccatgttttcaaagacaatTAAACCTACTTGCtcgctcagggttcaaaggctGAAATagtatgtgtgtctgtatgcatCACAAGAACatctgatgctgatccaggtttcaaagggttaatga comes from the Plectropomus leopardus isolate mb chromosome 12, YSFRI_Pleo_2.0, whole genome shotgun sequence genome and includes:
- the ndc1 gene encoding nucleoporin NDC1 isoform X2, with translation MFSAEQSCWFVRKVICWRAVASIAWAVLLLPPITAVFVILSRFSLLHPIQTTSECLSFLTSASAIFSFILLCGVIIMVGFLNLEYYTVIPTIACSKIALLGQLLHPRQFVNSLVHCIMGIIVAWCCAVTIGGRYETVAQTNGTDGSPLMCLNEFHLILLLAGAFVGFSHSLLGVIHNMNYVSFHTVQQYKYLRFKGSLPLVVKCSATQALYSVRNFIVVYFFLGYVPKAWICKTLNLNLNSSVHPLDSIAGLLDLSLLYHLWISASFLLFTWHITLLLFRIFVTEVYSFPVQSSFTEDAHQCLPKVLTDKQPMILKFLALQDLALLSQHSPSRRCEVFSLSQPGGHAHNWNAISKECLSLLADLTQRLVAYHDTVATNGRAKSLSSGSERKTSSETSGTEDLMSPRPTYLMKTPASVFARSIVGGAPQSPLTAPFTPDLDSPFASPALRRLTAPVDQCSPWFGTVQSPHVMRRVPKLWSTSTDSQANGSPMASPASVPSPKQEPSKPSLLAQFLQNRKEQLPEASSQALFADSQAHIWALEGLSYLVQASFSEDQFGVVQTTLPSILSCMLALQEAVDRHFKLPHASSKPVRSASSMGDSTHKTLRFALRATLKTAIYRITTTFGNHLNAVQMSAEHRKRLQQFLEYKE
- the ndc1 gene encoding nucleoporin NDC1 isoform X1, encoding MFSAEQSCWFVRKVICWRAVASIAWAVLLLPPITAVFVILSRFSLLHPIQTTSECLSFLTSASAIFSFILLCGVIIMVGFLNLEYYTVIPTIACSKIALLGQLLHPRQFVNSLVHCIMGIIVAWCCAVTIGGRYETVAQTNGTDGSPLMCLNEFHLILLLAGAFVGFSHSLLGVIHNMNYVSFHTVQQYKYLRFKGSLPLVVKCSATQALYSVRNFIVVYFFLGYVPKAWICKTLNLNLNSSVHPLDSIAGLLDLSLLYHLWISASFLLFTWHITLLLFRIFVTEVYSFPVQSSFTEDAHQCLPKVLTDKQPMILKFLALQDLALLSQHSPSRRCEVFSLSQPGGHAHNWNAISKECLSLLADLTQRLVAYHDTVATNGRAKSLSSGSERKTSSETSGTEDLMSPRPTYLMKTPASVFARSIVGGAPQSPLTAPFTPDLDSPFASPALRRLTAPVDQCSPWFGTVQSPHVMRRVPKLWSTSTDSQANGSPMASPASVPSPKQEPSKPSLLAQFLQNRKEQVKNFLAKRVLIMYLFNKLPEASSQALFADSQAHIWALEGLSYLVQASFSEDQFGVVQTTLPSILSCMLALQEAVDRHFKLPHASSKPVRSASSMGDSTHKTLRFALRATLKTAIYRITTTFGNHLNAVQMSAEHRKRLQQFLEYKE